The Drosophila sechellia strain sech25 chromosome 2L, ASM438219v1, whole genome shotgun sequence region TACATTTTGCAATTTCCTCATAAGAATTCCTCGAGTATTCATTCCGAACCGTGCTTTCCTGATGACTAGCGAATCTGCAATTCGATAAAATATTGCTCTCTTCTGGTGCAGGTGTGGATGAAGTCGTCTCTACTTTAAATGAGTTAGGGAGCAGCAACAATCGTCTGCATCTAGATCGGAAAAGGTTCTGAGAATGCGATAAGGACAACGTTTCCTGATCGTAGTAACATTTTACCCTTACTCAACCTTTTACCTTTAACAACCCCTCTCAACCTCTTAACTTATATACGGGCGTTTATACGGACAGTCAAACAGGCGGACAGGTCGAAATCGGctcatttattaattataatcaaGAATACACATATTTCATATGGTCGGAAACTCTTCATTcttacatactttttaacgaatctGGTATACCCTtctactctacgagtaacgggtacaAAAATGCACGTATTAACTTGATCAAAAGCTAAAGACTTTACCATAGAACTACCttcgatggaagccctatcaccaatgctagatcgcactgctacctaggagttcatctagatcggagactgacctggagggcccacatcacgtcggtcaaatctaagtcaatggcgaagctaaaaaagctcgactggctcttccactccagcaaacttcaaatgagctctaaggctcttttaatcaaagccattctcgctccaacgtggagttatgccatccaggtgtggggaactgccgccaaatcccagcttaataggctccgtgttgtccagtcgagagctgcacgtcacgcatctaggctcccctggtacgtgacgaacatggtcatcgaaagagatctgaaagttacccttcttggggatcagattaatttccacagcagccgttatgccgacaggcttatggcccacccgaaccgactagcaactttcctagctgatcccatctccctccgaagactaaagagggtacaccccagcgatctccttacccggaggataatataacacattacattttaagtaattgatagCTAGActtgatttttctttcttttgtactttataattaagataccacttggtctcatttatctttatcacacattaggttatgttcagaggaattactgaacgattccttttgaaaccttaataaatagaattagttcccttttaaaaaaaaaaaccatagAACAGatgaaaaatgattttaaaataGCAGAAAAGTAATCattatttcgttttttaatataaaacaagagagaatgctatgtCGACATCAGCTAGTGGAAATGCGACCgcaaaatttcataatttttctgggatatggatatataagaagaaaaaatggagaaataagaaaaaattaaaaaaattgtcAAAGGTGTGGGCGCTCGTGCGGCttatgggcgtggcaaaaagttttttggcagaGAGATAGCACTTTACAGACTAATAAAAGTATGAACAAATATCAcaacattttgcaaaagtgtgggcgaGATAGTTTTGGCAGGTTTGTGgtcgttagagtgggcgtggaaaaatatttttgggaaatcgatagaaattaacaagactaataagaatatgaaaaaatatcaaaatattttgtgaAAGAGTGGTCGCGGCAATTTTGAGCGGATTGTGAGCGTAATGGTGAGCGTGGCAGTATGGGTCAACAATTTTGCGCTGATTCTGTAGAATCTATATGCTTAATCTGAACTTCTaccttttatagttcctgagatctcgacagTCATACaaacagacggacggacagacagacggatagtgtcagatcgactcggctattgatcctgatcaagaatatgtacactttatatggtcggaaacgcttccttctgcctgtcacatacttttcaacgaatctagtatagcCTTTTACtgtacgagtaacgggtataataataataattattctagtgtctttggtatgaccgtccctccagacggggaagtggagtcttaattgcggttggATCTACCCTCGAGTCGGTCTTTAAtttttactcctgcaacataatgacGGATGccattaatatgttttataccgcaattatatcattttttgactcttgtgtttCGATGTACCCGTCAATATCTTAACCttcttggtttaataaagagttgacacacctaagaaatttAAAGTTCAgactttatacaaaatttaaaaataccggttctcagtccatcctttctaaatatttaagcgctcggttaaaatttaccgtgcttaatgctcagtgctacatgaattatttaaaccgttgtaagttcaagttcgcacaggatccgaaacagctttataatttcgttaacacTAAGCGAAAACCAATTTCTTACACTTcttcgctattttttgaaaacactacggtaagatcggatcaggcaatagccgatctattcgccaagttttttcaaataaCATATTCTACggtacctcattccgaacagccatactcttaagCGGTATTTATGTCGATCTTCAGCGTATAAAACttgtctattcgccaggtcccgacggaatccctggctgtgtgctcagattcagtgcggaagccttgtgcaagcctctactgaaactgtttaccttatctctggaatctttacagttccctcatatatggaaggagtcctttgtgattcctcttcataaaaaaggcagcaaactggatgcaagcaaatacagaggaatctctaaattgtcggctatcccaaaactttttgaacctttgtagatcaatcaatTCACCGTGTCAGCACAGTTTTATGAAACGTAGatcaacaaccactaacctcttggagctaactttttttgtaatacagggtttcaaaaataatcttcaaacagctgtcatctacatatgtacactgaccttagtaaagcatttgactctgttaatcattaccttagTAAGCAAACTTGATctattaggtttccctgttgatcttctaaatttgattttaagctatctgaatggcaggacgcaACAGGTCCTCTATAAAAATTCTCTGTCTtatattctccgagtcacatccggtgtcacAAAAGGGATCCAGCTTTgcccgcttctttttaccttatttattaatgacctccccttagtaataaaacattcgcgtgtacttatgcacgcagacgatgttaagtTATGCCTCCAGCACAAGGACCTTTCGCGttatttggacttacaatccgatctagacagATTTAAAATATGGTGCCGTTATAACGTATTAAACTTAAAAGGGTGCAATTGTACAGTTAtgacgcacgacttacactctacgTGGGTGCcctttggacagaataacacgggttgatgatcttggGATTCTTCTGGGCCGTAAACTTTCTGACTTTCTGACTTtcgactattgtcaataaggccaggggtgtgcttggttttataaaaaggtggtctaaggaattttatgatccttacttgactaaaaccttatttatttcgctagtccgtccgattcttgagtttgaatcacctgtttggagtccacaatacgtagtccactcggaccgcattgaatcggtccaaaaaactttttactcTTTGCCTTGCAGCGCCTAAATAGGGatgtatattacctccttattccagtagactacttttaattaatttaccttcCCCAGCTAACCGGATAAcgatgcttggaacagtctttatttgtaagcttattcatGGTGaagttgagagtcccgacttggtTCGTCGGCTTAACTACTCTGTTCcgagtagattcactagaaactatataccccttatcttaaatcattgtagatctaactatgatTTGCATGACCATTACAGAGTATTATGTTCTTACTATAATATACTTtgtcctattatctgtaatattgactctctgccgctcttgAAGCAATTAATTGTaactttttttatacataATAAGATcctaccaaagacactagaatataCTAGAaaatattctagtgtcttcgatcctactaacactaatatttattacagTTATTTTTATCATTTCCTCTTTTCTGTTCTCTTTTCTATATCGCGTCTATCGTCAGTCGGTTGGGCGTGGGACCCGTGccattgaaaaaaaaaaatctgaCAGTCAAGACCTAaactgtttttagtttttatggTGCTATTATTGTCCTCGTTTTCCTCGATGTTGATGTAGGCAcgctatgtacatatgatatcggttacaaattattttcttttattgtaTTGGTAATATAAAGGCCATGAGCTTATAATTTAATGGTGGATAGAGATTTTTAGTTACAACCGAACGTTACGAACTCTCCTTTTTCTTTTGGCAGTGCCGCTCAAAATGgtcaaaataaatacattttagtTGCCTCAGTTGCAGCTGCCAAGCTCGTCAGTACAATTGAAGCATTTTACCAGGCCATTCAAGAGTAATCTCTTGGCAAATCGGGAATAACTCAAACGGCGATTCACCCACCAGGTTTTCAAAGGTGCTCCAACCAAAAACATAGACATCTCGTGATATGTATCTATAAAGACATCGACTCCAACTGCAACACTGGTAATACTTTAAATTACTCTAATTTGGGTCTGCTTTAGACGGCatctacatatgtatctgTGAATCTACTGGCAAAGGGTTGAAGTATGTATAATCTATACATCCCACATTAGTAGTGCAAAATAATGAAGCCTGATACTTATATTTCATAATGATACGAATTAATCCAtttgcaaatttttatttcacaACTTAAGAACATCTGCCCAAAAATAAGGgcttaaataaaaactttaaataattttcttatgAAGGAATCTGTTTAGATGGTTAGAAAAAGCTTAAGCAACCATTCTTACGCCCACTACGTTCACGGCTAcagttttgaaaaatgttttgattttatcATTTGTCTTGCACATTTTATCGACGTGCCAAAAATATGATGGGGCTAAACATATACAAGGGTCATATACAATAGTCAGAAATTACTAAGAACAACAATAAGAACAAAAAATATGACGATGCATTcaagttatttaaaaatacccCATGTGTAATTACTGTGTGTAGTAACATCTGTAATCGCTAAAAGAGACCCAAGTGTAAAAAGCTAACTCGACTAGAAGCTATAAATGGCACAGAAACGTAAACAGTACCTACGACTGATTTATTGAGATTTGTGGAAAAAGTACTACAGCCACACTGAAAACATAACTCTGCTGTTAAATAGCTGATAAAGAATCAGGCAGACAAACTCTAAAAATGAACGGAAAGCATATAGTTAGCGCTATCCGAGCTCTCCGGTTGACCAACTTTAGCCAGTGTAAGGGAGCCGCTAGCAGTTTCACTGTGCGCCACTATGGTAAGCCGCGGTAGCCAAAATAAAAACGTGCGTAGCCATTTCATAACATGCCGGCGATCGACGGGCGGTTTTTCTGCTGCAGCCTCTCCACCCAAGCGGTTCTACAAGAAGACTTCCGTACTGAGCGGCGACAGCGGCTATGAAGTGGTGTTGGATCACCGGAAACTGAAAACGCCCAAGGGCACACCCTTCATCGTCCGCAGCGAACCCCTGGCTATTGCTGTAGCCACTGAGTTCGACGCCCAGAAGGAAAACATCGAGCGTTCCCGCATGCACTTATCTGCGCTCTGCTTCACGGCCATTGACAATCCCAATCACCTCTCCAAGTTGGACATGGTCAACTACCTGCTCAACTTCATCGGCACAGACACGGTGCTCTTCCAGTACGACGTGAGTGAATCAAATGAGAGTTGGAGTGCACATTCCACAGATGTATATCTTTTGCAGGACGAAAAGGACCTGCAGGACCTACAGGTGAACGAATGGGACCCGGTAATCGCCTGGTTCAACCAGCGCTACGACACAAACCTGCAGAAGACCATGAACATAACGCCGCCTCAGGTCAGCGAGCGAGATAAAATGAATATCGCAAAGCATTTTCAGTCCTACAGTTTGGAAACGCTGCATGGTAACGCAAACCATGACTAGAGCCTGGAGTTCAACGTCTATTAAATATCTCTTCCTCCAGGCTTCATTTTCGCTGTGGACACTTTGAAGTCGATTGTCCTTGCCTGCGCCGTCATCGAGCAGATGCTTACCGTGGAGAAGGCTGTTGCCCTGGCGCGTCTAGAGGAAGAATACCAGCTTAAGTTTTGGGGTCGCGTGGAGTGGGCACATGACTTAAACCAACAGGAGTTGCAAGCACGTCTGGCGGCTGCCGTGCTCTTCATACATCTTAACTGTTCGGAAAACCTTGTTAAGCAAAAGATAATtctttaaaagaaaaatacttGTGCAACATATTAGTTGACTACCACGGGATTATGACAGCACGTGGGTCTCCTAATACATAGGACATAATAATTGATGTATATAAATCGCGCCTAGCTTCAAACTTATCAAGGGCAGGTcatccccctttttttttagctCTTACCGGTTTCATAgtataacaaaacaaaaaaataagcaaCGTGGTTGGATCCATCTATCATGTCCAAGAACGCTGTATATGTACCTATTATGTCCATGTGTGTATAAATTATCGGACGTCTGACAAATGATATTCGGGATCTCTGAACtgtataatttataaagttgATATTCACGCCTCTAACACTCTTATCTATCTGGGGTAGCAGTCTATTCGCAAAAGTAGTTGGGGTATTCAACTAGGTATTTGTTAAcaaattaagtttttaaatgttcatttttttaaatcaaaatccagtgaaatattatattataatactTTACAAAAGTAATATATTCTTATGACGTCTCTTACAACACAACTGAATTTTAGTTCTGATTCTAATTAGTAAGCCACAAGGACTCTTGTAGTGAAATACGTGGAGGTAGTGAAAAATGTAGCGTCAGAAAGTTCACAAGGAAATAAATTAAGTCTTTGGGAACTAAACATGTACAAATGTATAAGATATATGTAACATTTTCGTTGAAAATTTGAATGAGATTACTAAattttagaaatatttaatttatttaattttaatttaaggttTAGTTTGTTTGCTTCTTGACACCGGGGTTCTAGCCCATTTTCGAAACCCCTTTGCAATACATGGGCATTTATTTAGCTTTAGCTAAGAAAAAATTAAGTGCTACAGTGTAATAAGCGCTTCAAAGAAgtctcaaataataaaaataattaagcaaTTTTTTTTAGTAGTTGTGGTATATTCTGATAAATACTAGCTTGGTATTTTAAAATAGTTACGGTGCAGTCCTACTGTACACTGTGGTCACACTGGTTCGGACGTGGGTGGCGCATCATCGGTGGTATTCTGTTGAAAATTAATGAAGTGCAAAACTACATTTTTCGCTAGTAAATCCGAGGAAAGTTATGTTTGCACGAAAACAAACGCAAGCAAAGGCAGTTGATATTATTGTTGGTGCGTTTGGTAAGCAGCGTCGTTCGAGTGCGTGGTGGTGCCAATGTTTGTGCTGGTGTGCGTTTGTGAGTGCCTTTTCACtagaaaaatgtaaaaaaaagtgTTGCCAAAGCAGTGAGGCATACAATTTCCTAGTCGCTTTGTTTCAAACGAACGAGATTCGCAAAATGCGATTTGTAGACCTGAAAACAAATCTGTATCGTTGTGCTGGGGATATTCATCATTTGAACCCTCCCTTTTCGCTTTTCTCGGTGAATAATCCATAAACCTCGGTGTGAATAAACCATTGACTACATCAACAAAAGCGTGCGTGTGAATAAAATAATCTTGTTGGTCCCTAGTTGCTAAGTTGCATTTTAATAATTGTGAAATCCCAGCACCGAGGACGACAACAAATGTAGATTTTTTCAAAGCACAAACAACTGCAGCATCACGTTCGACGCCCTTCGGGAGCAGTTGTATTGGtgttctgctgctgttgtgttTGTGCTACCACCTTGTTCGATTTTAATgtgttgtttctgtttttcaCATCGAAGCTCCGTATTTTGTGCGGTAAGTGTAAATGGCGTGTTTCAAATATTATTTCGGATGTGTCTCCGCCGTATAATCAGCTGTTTGCAACGTTAGCGTTGACGCCCACATTTAAGCTCACTGTGCGGAATTCAACTAAGAGGTAAGTCCGATTGGGAtaattgtattgtatttttatttatttacaaggCTTACAGTGTTCCCTCCATTAAACCGAATTTCGATTGAATTtggtatacatatgtatgtgtgttcACACGTACACGTATACGCACTGACTTCTTTtgttctttgtttttattcccTAGCAGAGAGTATATTGATTTTAGGCGGTCATTtgcgaccatataaagtatacatATTCCTGATCAGAACTATTTAATATATCTTTTTTTTCGGTATACACCAGTTTTTGACAGTATATaattttggttttaaattgaaatctgGATGAAGCTGTTCTATCTTTAATATCAAAATACTGAAAGGGTATATAAGCTCCGGCTTGTTGAAGCTACTATTCTTTACTTTAATTTTATGTTGGTCTAGGCTAATTGTGTTTTATACTGATTTGTTTCTATATTTGCTggcttaattttttatataaattttagtgaattaatacaatttatgatttattttttaaaaagcgcCCCTTATAAGTAAATTATACTTTGTAATTTACTCGAATGATATTGCGGCTTTTTTTTCTATCCGTATGAATTTCAAAATCTTGGAAACTAAAGGGATAAAAAAAGTTTGAGTTTGCAGATTGGGCATGCAGATTGCAGTGACGGCAGagcttaaaaatgtttttagaCCTCGCCCCCCAAAAAAGgttcttaatttattttcgtggcaattaaaaaatataatcatAATAGTGGACGTCTGATATAGAATGAACGAAAGGTCACGGTTTAAACTTTGCTTCAATATTTGGTCACCCACCGTTGGTTTGGCATATAAATTGCCGGGCTTTGGAATTTCAGTTTCGCAATGAAGTGTGAGGTGTGATAAATGCTTGCaataatcaaatcaaatcagcACCAATGAGGTTAAACGGGATAGGGCAACCCTGAATTGCTCGTTCAGATCTGACTTCGTCTGCTTCTGTAATGAGGATGTACTCAATTAGATTCAAATTTTTTCACATCCATGTGGGTCCATAACGAGAAACAGGGAAAGTTCTACAGTTTCGGCTTTCTGTGCTTTACTAACTACAAAAAATGGAATGCATGTGCCCTTTGAAATATAACTAAAAACTAAtataactaaaaaaaaacagagcaGAATAGAGGCTGTCAATACATTATAAATATACTTaaaactatataaagtatatatattcttgctCAGGACAAATAGCATAGAAGGTCGAGATTCAGCATAAAGATTGTAGAAACAAAGAAGCACAAACGGCACAAACCTGCCGCGCCCACACTTTTAGAAAATgaattgatatttttttatatttttattggtcttgtaaatttctatcgttttgcaaaaaaaaaaatttttggcacgcccTAAAACCGTTCTTAACTGCAACGCTTATTTTTTCTGTAAATTTGTGTAAtacttttaataatttttctatttcttTCTATTTATTTGCCAACAAATTTTTGGCGACTCCCACTCTAACGtcctaaaaccgcccaaaactgacacatttttaaacaaaaaattatgaaatttcgcgttcgcacttgcactagctgagtaatgggtatctgataaTCGGAGAACTCGACTATATCATTCGTTCTTGTGTTATTCAGTAATTGCAAGTATATATAAGCTTTTTCCTGTCAAAAAGCCTCTAAGCCTCCTTTGTTGTTAACTTTTTAATAAAAGGCAGATATTAAACACTTTGGGTAATTGAAATTGTATGGCTTGGTAGGGTTCCTCACCATACCCTAAAAATATAGACAGAGTTACACTTCAGAACTTGTCGAACCAGTCCGACAACGATTACCGAGTTAAATGTCGGTTTGGTAAATTCTTATCtatttgtgtttgtgaaatTCAAGTTCACAACTTTTTTTTCAAAGTTGCAAATGACATAATCGAACTTAGATAAAATTTCTTGGCTTGCACGACACTTTCTTCCACTCTTCCATAAAGGCCTTTCCGACCCTATAAATATATTCTTCCTCAGTAGACGTGTATATTGATGTCGAAAGATCTTTTTAAAACCTAGCAAGCAAAAAGTTTTAAATGTCAATGTTCAAAATTTTTCTAGTCCTATTATTAGGCTATCtttataaaaacataaacGGACTCGAACTTCCTTCTGTTGCCATAACGTTAATTTCCACAAAAAAGCCTCACGGAAACTTACAGCCAATCCTTTAGCTATTCGTTAACCTACACGCAAATGATATTCGATATATTATTCGATACCAATTATGTTGTGAAAGTTTGTTTAAGATATTTCGGCGCCTACCCTAACGCCCTTAAACCGCCAAAAACTGCAACGCACACACtagaaaaatgtttaaatttttaccAATTTCTATCAGTATACCAACAATATTTTGTTCACTCCTTTTCtgacgcccacaaaccgcactaAATTACTTTacacttttgaaaatgttttttttttgtatattacGTCCCAGCTTCGGTGGATCTGCCAAATAAATGTAGGTATTTTTCCCTTCTCTTCCACTAGCTAATTAACGGGTATCTTATAGTCGAGAA contains the following coding sequences:
- the LOC6618267 gene encoding ATP synthase mitochondrial F1 complex assembly factor 2, with the protein product MNGKHIVSAIRALRLTNFSQCKGAASSFTVRHYASPPKRFYKKTSVLSGDSGYEVVLDHRKLKTPKGTPFIVRSEPLAIAVATEFDAQKENIERSRMHLSALCFTAIDNPNHLSKLDMVNYLLNFIGTDTVLFQYDDEKDLQDLQVNEWDPVIAWFNQRYDTNLQKTMNITPPQVSERDKMNIAKHFQSYSLETLHGFIFAVDTLKSIVLACAVIEQMLTVEKAVALARLEEEYQLKFWGRVEWAHDLNQQELQARLAAAVLFIHLNCSENLVKQKIIL